A single window of Synechococcus sp. CBW1004 DNA harbors:
- a CDS encoding chloride channel protein translates to MTPPSSVLRRGLQQLLPLALLGVAVGLACWPLNLLDRAQDQLLQHLPAFGGRWTVITVLMALAPVLVMPLLLWLQAGLWREGSGSGIPQTMAVVEDPARSEALLSPRPTLQRLVLWSVASLALFPLGREGPVVQVGAAVTQALRRRWPRLLQGLSSGDVVAVAGAAGLAGGFDTPFMGVVFLAEELTGRFGAGLIWPGLLVSVCAAGISNLGGQGEFALGMLREMPPEPLQLLWAVPLGIAAGLLGGLFARLIVMATARLTPLARRRPLRTGLSLGLVLAALLLLSGGSGGGDGETLMHQLIEDPQQLHAPWIELPVRLIGPALALGVSVPGGLIDPALALGAILGQMMSVPLDLGALGMALGMAAALAGATQLPAMSLVFVMRLAGDQQFLPGLLMAAVLGAYSGRLLLRRPVYHALAELLAERRS, encoded by the coding sequence ATGACGCCGCCCTCCTCCGTCCTGCGCAGGGGCCTGCAGCAGCTGCTGCCCCTGGCCCTGCTCGGGGTGGCGGTGGGCCTGGCGTGCTGGCCGCTCAACCTGCTCGATCGGGCCCAGGATCAGCTGTTGCAGCACCTGCCGGCCTTCGGCGGCCGCTGGACGGTGATCACCGTGCTGATGGCGCTGGCGCCGGTGCTGGTGATGCCCCTGCTGCTCTGGCTGCAGGCAGGGCTGTGGCGCGAGGGGTCCGGCTCCGGCATCCCCCAGACGATGGCGGTGGTGGAGGATCCGGCCCGCTCCGAGGCCCTGCTCAGTCCCCGCCCCACCCTGCAGCGGCTGGTGCTGTGGTCCGTGGCCAGCCTGGCCCTGTTCCCCCTGGGCCGTGAGGGTCCGGTGGTGCAGGTGGGGGCCGCGGTGACGCAGGCCCTGCGCCGACGCTGGCCGCGCCTGCTCCAGGGCCTCTCCAGCGGAGACGTGGTGGCAGTGGCCGGGGCCGCGGGACTGGCCGGCGGTTTCGATACCCCCTTCATGGGGGTGGTGTTCCTGGCCGAGGAGCTCACCGGTCGGTTCGGCGCCGGTCTGATCTGGCCGGGCCTGCTCGTCTCCGTGTGCGCCGCCGGCATCAGCAATCTGGGCGGTCAGGGGGAATTCGCCCTGGGAATGCTGCGGGAAATGCCTCCCGAGCCCTTGCAGCTGCTCTGGGCCGTGCCGCTGGGCATCGCGGCCGGCCTGCTGGGGGGGCTGTTCGCCCGCCTGATCGTGATGGCCACCGCCCGGCTGACGCCCCTGGCCCGCCGCCGGCCCCTGCGCACCGGTCTGTCGCTCGGGCTGGTACTGGCGGCCCTGCTGCTCCTGAGCGGCGGCAGCGGCGGCGGCGATGGCGAGACGCTGATGCACCAGCTGATCGAGGACCCGCAGCAGCTGCATGCCCCCTGGATCGAACTGCCGGTGCGTCTGATCGGTCCGGCCCTTGCTCTGGGTGTCTCGGTGCCGGGCGGTCTGATCGATCCGGCCCTGGCCCTCGGCGCCATCCTCGGGCAGATGATGTCGGTGCCGTTGGATCTGGGGGCCCTGGGGATGGCCCTGGGCATGGCGGCCGCGCTGGCGGGCGCCACCCAGCTTCCCGCCATGAGTCTGGTGTTCGTGATGCGCCTTGCCGGTGATCAGCAGTTTCTGCCGGGGCTGCTGATGGCCGCGGTGCTGGGGGCCTACAGCGGCCGTCTGCTGCTCAGGCGGCCCGTCTATCACGCCCTGGCGGAGCTGCTGGCCGAGCGGCGTTCCTGA
- a CDS encoding heme-binding protein, with product MRSIPALELADARRLVQTAWAEARSRNAIVSVAVVDGGGHPLLLERADGASPASGAAAPAKARMAALNAKPTAALEQAINAERPALLQLAELLGPPAAAMAGGLPLVLDGHCLGAIGVSGMTPEVDSAIAAAGCGALDVPPALG from the coding sequence ATGCGCAGCATTCCCGCGCTCGAACTGGCTGATGCCCGCCGACTGGTGCAGACCGCCTGGGCCGAGGCCCGCAGCCGCAACGCCATCGTCAGCGTGGCGGTGGTGGATGGCGGCGGCCATCCGCTGCTGCTGGAGCGTGCTGATGGTGCCAGCCCCGCCAGCGGCGCCGCCGCCCCGGCCAAGGCCCGCATGGCCGCCCTCAACGCCAAGCCCACCGCAGCGCTCGAGCAGGCGATCAATGCCGAGCGGCCGGCCCTGCTGCAGCTGGCGGAGCTCCTGGGTCCGCCAGCTGCCGCCATGGCGGGAGGGCTCCCGCTTGTGCTGGATGGCCACTGCCTCGGGGCGATCGGCGTGTCGGGGATGACGCCCGAGGTGGACAGCGCCATCGCCGCCGCCGGTTGCGGGGCCCTCGACGTTCCGCCGGCTCTGGGCTGA
- a CDS encoding Nif11-like leader peptide family natural product precursor translates to MANPQLESFLAMAKGEPALLRQLSACPNLDAIAALGASLGFSFTGVDLVRHQAEATLRLSEEELAAAAAGVELEGHLWLMTIVWG, encoded by the coding sequence ATGGCCAATCCCCAGCTTGAGAGCTTCCTGGCGATGGCCAAGGGAGAACCCGCTCTGCTGCGGCAGCTCAGCGCCTGCCCCAATCTCGACGCGATCGCCGCTCTGGGCGCCTCGCTGGGCTTCTCCTTCACCGGTGTCGACCTGGTGCGCCACCAGGCGGAGGCCACCCTGCGGTTGAGTGAGGAGGAGCTGGCCGCCGCCGCCGCCGGCGTCGAGCTGGAGGGGCACCTCTGGCTGATGACCATCGTCTGGGGCTGA
- a CDS encoding SMP-30/gluconolactonase/LRE family protein has product MAPLPACIACIDPRFADLVLFNAELELLAEGFRWLEGPVWFGDHHCLLFSDIPNNRTLRWSEQHGVTVFRQPSDFANGQTRDLQGRLIQCHHRSRCLTRLEHDGSSTVLVDRARGQRLNAPNDVVVKRDGSIWFSDPLYGLLNDYEGGRQTSEQPPALYRLDPDTGVAEAVATDFDGPNGLAFSPDERLLYVAESGAPGVAEPRQCIRRFVVGDDGFSLSGGEEFARISPGWADGFRVDEHGNLWCGAADGVHCLSPEGVLLGKVLVPHRVSNLCFGDRFGSRLFLCASTALYALFTNTRGATDR; this is encoded by the coding sequence ATGGCCCCTCTCCCCGCCTGCATCGCGTGCATCGATCCGCGCTTTGCCGATCTGGTGCTCTTCAACGCCGAACTGGAGCTGCTCGCCGAGGGGTTCCGCTGGCTCGAGGGTCCCGTGTGGTTCGGCGACCACCACTGCCTGCTGTTCAGCGATATCCCGAACAATCGCACCCTGCGCTGGAGCGAGCAGCACGGCGTCACCGTCTTCCGTCAGCCGTCCGACTTCGCCAATGGCCAGACCCGGGATCTTCAGGGTCGCCTGATCCAGTGCCATCACCGCAGCCGCTGTCTCACCCGCCTCGAGCACGATGGCAGCAGCACCGTGCTGGTCGATCGCGCCCGCGGTCAGCGTCTCAACGCCCCCAATGACGTGGTGGTGAAGCGCGACGGGTCGATCTGGTTCAGCGATCCCCTCTACGGCCTGCTCAACGACTACGAGGGCGGTCGCCAGACCTCCGAGCAGCCGCCGGCCCTCTACCGCCTCGACCCTGACACCGGCGTGGCGGAGGCGGTGGCCACGGATTTCGACGGTCCGAACGGCCTGGCCTTCTCCCCCGATGAGCGCCTGCTCTACGTGGCCGAATCCGGAGCCCCGGGCGTGGCCGAGCCACGCCAGTGCATCCGCCGCTTCGTGGTGGGTGACGACGGCTTCAGCCTCAGCGGCGGTGAGGAGTTCGCCCGCATCAGCCCCGGCTGGGCCGATGGCTTCCGCGTCGATGAGCACGGCAATCTCTGGTGCGGTGCCGCCGATGGTGTGCACTGCCTCAGCCCGGAGGGCGTCCTGCTTGGCAAGGTGCTGGTGCCCCATCGGGTGTCGAACCTCTGCTTCGGCGATCGCTTCGGCAGCCGCCTTTTCCTGTGCGCCTCCACGGCGCTCTACGCCCTGTTCACCAACACCCGTGGCGCCACAGACCGCTGA
- a CDS encoding cupin domain-containing protein, giving the protein MTPSPLAAPRLSYWHLWTDSEGISHQTLCAFKAFTSAPLNPQVAAQWSASLIDEGNSFLTSLPVGWVGEWHENRVPKWIFVLSGAWFVESMDGERHIFGPGAFSFGGDQGCRRLEDGRWGHLSAQVGDQPCLQLIIQRNDDAWSGALPGAFS; this is encoded by the coding sequence GTGACCCCATCTCCACTGGCAGCGCCGCGTCTGAGTTACTGGCATCTCTGGACGGACAGCGAGGGAATCAGCCACCAGACGCTCTGCGCTTTCAAGGCCTTCACATCCGCTCCCCTCAATCCGCAGGTGGCCGCTCAGTGGAGCGCCTCCCTGATCGATGAGGGCAACAGCTTCCTGACGTCGCTGCCGGTTGGCTGGGTGGGTGAGTGGCACGAAAACCGAGTCCCCAAGTGGATCTTTGTGCTCAGCGGAGCCTGGTTCGTCGAAAGCATGGATGGGGAGCGCCACATCTTCGGACCAGGAGCGTTCAGCTTTGGTGGTGACCAGGGCTGTCGTCGCCTTGAAGACGGACGCTGGGGGCATCTTTCCGCTCAGGTGGGTGATCAGCCCTGCCTGCAGCTGATCATCCAGCGCAACGATGACGCCTGGAGCGGTGCTCTTCCCGGTGCCTTCTCCTGA
- the glgX gene encoding glycogen debranching protein GlgX — MLTLATAVANIAAEAGVPTEGARAPEASMACSNPTADSAAAPVGEPRHSHSSPLGATLRDGGANFSIDARDAERVELCLFDRADDATPTRVIPLEGGNRRIHHYWHTHVTGLEAGQLYGYRVEGPWDPAAGHRFDGRNLLLDPYGLALAMPPGYERGTDGRCCQGGWQHAMKSVVADPHAFDWEGDQPLQRAARETVIYELHVRGFTIDPSSGVPSARAGTYLGLIDTIPYLQDLGVTAVELLPVFQFDPQDAPPGHTNYWGYQPISFLVPHHGYAVSDDPLAVLDEFRTMVKAFHKAGLEVILDVVFNHTAEGGTGGPSFCFRGLGNRTYYLLEGDSGTNVDDTGCGNTFNANQAVVRRLIRHSLRYWVQHMHVDGFRFDLASVLARDEQGQPTPLPPILWDIDSDPVLAGTKLIAEAWDAAGLYQVGSFVGDNWQEWNGRFRDDVRQFLKGDEGKVRTVTQRLIGSPDIYAGDGREAEQRVNFITCHDGFTLADLVAYNGKHNEANGENNRDGSDDNNSWNCGVEGPTQDPQVLALRQRQTRNFLAFLLLSSGTPMLSMGDEVGRSQQGNNNAYCQDNAISWFDWSLLESHGDLHRFVKLLLAYRLCRDVVVDGQALSLQ; from the coding sequence ATGCTGACCCTGGCGACGGCTGTGGCCAACATCGCAGCAGAGGCCGGCGTTCCCACCGAGGGGGCGCGAGCTCCGGAGGCGTCCATGGCATGCAGCAACCCCACGGCTGATTCCGCAGCGGCCCCGGTCGGCGAACCGCGGCACAGCCACAGCTCGCCGCTGGGGGCGACGCTGCGCGACGGCGGCGCCAACTTCAGCATCGACGCCCGCGACGCCGAGCGGGTGGAGCTGTGCCTGTTCGATCGGGCCGATGATGCCACCCCGACCCGGGTGATCCCCCTCGAAGGCGGCAACCGCCGCATCCACCACTACTGGCACACCCATGTGACGGGTCTGGAGGCGGGGCAGCTCTATGGCTACCGGGTGGAGGGCCCCTGGGATCCCGCGGCCGGTCACCGCTTCGATGGCCGCAATCTGCTGCTCGACCCCTACGGCCTGGCGCTGGCGATGCCGCCCGGCTACGAGCGCGGTACAGACGGCCGCTGCTGCCAGGGGGGCTGGCAGCACGCGATGAAGAGCGTGGTGGCCGATCCCCACGCCTTCGACTGGGAGGGCGACCAGCCGCTGCAACGGGCGGCCCGCGAGACGGTGATCTACGAGCTGCATGTGCGCGGCTTCACCATCGATCCCAGCTCCGGTGTGCCCTCTGCCCGGGCCGGCACCTACCTGGGCCTGATCGACACGATCCCCTATCTGCAGGATCTGGGCGTGACGGCGGTGGAGCTGCTGCCGGTGTTCCAGTTCGACCCGCAGGATGCGCCGCCGGGGCACACGAATTACTGGGGCTATCAGCCGATTTCCTTTCTGGTGCCGCACCACGGCTATGCGGTCAGTGACGATCCGTTAGCGGTGCTCGATGAGTTCCGCACGATGGTGAAAGCCTTCCACAAGGCGGGCCTGGAGGTGATCCTCGATGTGGTGTTCAATCACACCGCCGAGGGTGGCACAGGCGGGCCGAGCTTCTGCTTCCGCGGCCTGGGCAACCGCACCTATTACCTGCTCGAAGGTGACAGCGGCACCAATGTGGATGACACCGGCTGCGGCAACACCTTCAACGCCAACCAGGCGGTGGTGCGGCGCCTGATCCGCCACAGCCTGCGCTACTGGGTGCAGCACATGCATGTCGATGGCTTTCGCTTCGATCTGGCCTCGGTGCTGGCTCGCGATGAACAGGGCCAGCCGACGCCGCTGCCGCCGATTCTGTGGGACATCGACAGCGATCCGGTGCTGGCGGGCACCAAGCTGATCGCCGAAGCCTGGGATGCCGCCGGCCTGTATCAGGTGGGCAGCTTCGTGGGGGACAACTGGCAGGAATGGAACGGCCGCTTCCGCGATGACGTGCGTCAGTTCCTCAAGGGCGATGAGGGCAAGGTGCGGACCGTGACCCAGAGGCTGATCGGCAGCCCCGACATCTATGCAGGCGATGGGCGCGAAGCCGAGCAGAGAGTCAACTTCATCACCTGCCACGACGGCTTCACCCTGGCCGATCTGGTGGCCTACAACGGCAAGCACAACGAGGCCAACGGCGAGAACAACCGCGACGGCAGCGATGACAACAACAGCTGGAACTGTGGGGTCGAGGGACCGACGCAGGATCCACAGGTGCTGGCGCTCAGGCAGCGGCAGACCCGTAACTTCCTGGCCTTTCTGCTGCTGTCCAGCGGCACCCCGATGCTGAGCATGGGGGATGAGGTGGGGCGCAGCCAGCAGGGCAACAACAATGCCTACTGCCAGGACAATGCCATCAGCTGGTTCGACTGGAGCCTGCTGGAGAGCCATGGCGACCTGCACCGCTTCGTGAAGCTGCTGCTCGCCTATCGCCTCTGCCGCGATGTGGTGGTCGATGGGCAGGCCCTCAGCCTTCAGTGA
- a CDS encoding SDR family NAD(P)-dependent oxidoreductase: MTSLETLLRGKVALITGANSGIGKSIAEVMASRGAAVAINYRSHPEATEAMVAAITQAGGQAFGVQADIGKPDQLERMVQQTIEHFGRIDVLVNNAGLETRTSLLDTTPEQYDMVMDVNLKAAFFATQYVAKDMIAKDIKGRIINISSVHEDWPMPDNTVYCLSKGGMRMMTRTAGLELAKNGIHMVNVGPGAVATPINDVTMNNPELLAKLNAAIPLGHMASPDEIASVVAFLASDFASYITATTLFVDGGIMQSSPGL; the protein is encoded by the coding sequence GTGACGTCTCTTGAAACGCTGCTGAGAGGCAAGGTCGCTCTGATCACCGGTGCCAACAGCGGCATCGGCAAATCGATCGCTGAGGTGATGGCCAGCCGTGGTGCCGCTGTGGCGATCAACTACCGCTCCCACCCTGAGGCCACCGAGGCGATGGTCGCCGCCATCACCCAGGCCGGTGGTCAGGCGTTCGGTGTGCAGGCCGACATCGGCAAGCCCGATCAGCTGGAGCGCATGGTGCAGCAGACGATCGAGCACTTCGGCCGCATCGATGTGCTCGTCAACAACGCCGGCCTCGAGACCCGCACCTCACTGCTCGACACCACACCCGAGCAGTACGACATGGTGATGGATGTGAACCTCAAGGCGGCCTTCTTCGCCACCCAGTACGTGGCCAAGGACATGATCGCCAAGGACATCAAGGGGCGCATCATCAACATCTCCTCGGTGCATGAGGACTGGCCGATGCCCGATAACACGGTCTATTGCCTCTCCAAGGGTGGCATGCGGATGATGACGCGCACCGCCGGGCTGGAGCTGGCCAAGAACGGCATCCACATGGTGAATGTGGGTCCGGGCGCTGTCGCCACCCCGATCAACGATGTGACGATGAACAACCCGGAGTTGCTGGCCAAGCTCAACGCCGCCATCCCCCTGGGTCACATGGCCAGCCCTGATGAGATCGCCTCAGTGGTGGCCTTCCTCGCCAGTGATTTCGCCAGCTACATCACCGCCACCACCCTGTTCGTCGACGGCGGCATCATGCAGAGCAGCCCCGGGCTGTGA
- a CDS encoding VOC family protein, protein MDLPHIHCVGFTCGDAEALAAWYGRAFGFRVREQRDHDVDAVCGLVGLPGARLRRLSLQLGEEQLELHQVLDPGPHRTGRPVRADSRSNDLWFQHICLVTTDLQGVAAPIEKQIHAGALQPISSAPQRLPDWNTAAGIVAFKFHDPDGHPLELLQFPPEKGDARWHQPSEAAVLGLDHSAIGISDPERSRRFYGELLGLSHGGGGTNSGPEQDRLDGLQGTRVQIDAWRPPQGMGIESLAYRAPGGGRPQPADHGFQDLSHWQLRLEVNDLEDIAARAGGCGGTLISPGVITLGESLPPWRLGLQLADPDGHRLQVVSR, encoded by the coding sequence ATGGATCTCCCCCACATCCACTGCGTCGGCTTCACCTGCGGCGACGCCGAAGCCCTCGCCGCCTGGTATGGCCGCGCCTTCGGCTTCCGCGTGCGCGAGCAACGCGATCACGACGTCGATGCCGTCTGCGGTCTGGTGGGCCTGCCGGGCGCCCGGCTGCGGCGGCTGAGCCTGCAGCTGGGTGAGGAGCAGCTGGAGCTCCATCAGGTGCTTGATCCAGGCCCGCACCGCACCGGCCGGCCCGTGCGGGCGGACTCGCGCAGCAACGACCTCTGGTTCCAGCACATCTGTCTGGTGACCACCGATCTTCAGGGCGTAGCGGCGCCAATCGAGAAGCAGATTCACGCCGGAGCCCTGCAGCCGATCTCCAGCGCCCCTCAGCGCCTGCCGGACTGGAACACCGCCGCCGGCATCGTCGCGTTCAAGTTCCACGATCCCGACGGCCATCCGCTCGAGCTGCTCCAGTTCCCACCGGAGAAGGGCGACGCCCGCTGGCATCAGCCGAGCGAGGCGGCGGTGCTGGGCCTCGATCACAGCGCCATCGGCATCAGCGATCCGGAGCGCAGCCGACGCTTCTACGGCGAGCTGCTGGGGCTGAGCCACGGGGGTGGCGGCACCAACAGCGGCCCCGAGCAGGACAGGCTCGATGGTCTGCAGGGCACCCGGGTGCAGATCGACGCCTGGAGGCCGCCGCAGGGTATGGGGATCGAATCGCTCGCTTACCGCGCACCCGGCGGCGGCAGGCCCCAGCCGGCGGATCACGGCTTCCAGGATCTGAGCCACTGGCAGCTGCGGCTGGAAGTGAACGATCTGGAGGACATCGCCGCCCGCGCCGGGGGCTGTGGGGGAACCCTGATCTCACCAGGCGTGATCACCCTGGGGGAGAGCCTGCCGCCCTGGCGCCTCGGCCTGCAGCTGGCCGATCCCGACGGACACCGGCTGCAGGTGGTGAGCCGCTGA
- a CDS encoding DoxX family protein: MDVTVVELLIPAHPSTLAQAMLLLLRVFVGICFIRHGWPKLRNLSTWAEAMKTPKWLCFLSAFSMWGAGIALIPGLLTPLAALAILVSMLYAAVLEISQGLPFIAPDPYQIPAGDYVGPNGIGDPPSWEKAAMYVVMCLVLIGCGGGLFSLDNLLLADLLMNL; the protein is encoded by the coding sequence ATGGATGTAACGGTGGTCGAGCTGCTGATTCCAGCACATCCCTCCACGCTGGCCCAGGCGATGTTGCTGCTGCTGCGAGTGTTCGTCGGGATCTGCTTCATCCGCCACGGCTGGCCAAAGCTGCGCAACCTCTCCACCTGGGCGGAGGCGATGAAAACCCCGAAATGGCTCTGTTTTCTCTCGGCCTTCTCGATGTGGGGAGCGGGCATCGCGCTGATTCCGGGACTGCTGACCCCCCTGGCCGCCCTGGCGATCCTTGTGTCGATGCTGTATGCGGCCGTGCTGGAGATCAGTCAGGGACTGCCATTCATCGCCCCGGATCCTTATCAGATTCCAGCCGGTGATTACGTGGGGCCCAATGGCATCGGCGATCCACCCAGCTGGGAGAAGGCGGCTATGTATGTGGTGATGTGCCTGGTGCTGATCGGTTGCGGCGGTGGCCTCTTCTCACTGGACAACCTGCTGCTCGCCGATCTGCTCATGAACCTCTGA
- a CDS encoding NAD(P)/FAD-dependent oxidoreductase, producing MVRERFFLELPPPFEAMAAWPHVVIVGGGFAGVKAASALAGQPVRVTLIDKRNFNLFQPLLYQVATGLVAEADVATPLRSLLEKATNVQVLLGEVVDLDPANRELVFNDRRYRYDHLILATGSGSSYFGHENWRAEAPPMKILEHADEIRRRLLSAIEEAEQTPDRERRRFLQSVVVIGGGPSGCELAGSLSDLTQKSLSRFFRQVDPADSRIVLVDPGDRLLRAMHPSLSAAAEGFLRSRGVELVLGGRVQAIENGKVTISFKGPEGSEPQTQVIEAATICWTAGVRASHLGKLLAERTGCIADRGGRVVVEPDFSIPGHPEIRVIGDLCSYSHTTDGKPLPGMAGPAVQMGDWVARDILAGVQGRTQQAPFRWLDFGSMAVIGRWYAVADLRGWRVSGAVGWLLWGLAHLAFMPAMENRLSLLVKWMWNIAVGERASLLITGRPDQHMNVEVGLERVESETPAPVEPPVAAG from the coding sequence ATGGTCAGGGAGCGTTTCTTCCTCGAACTCCCGCCGCCGTTCGAGGCCATGGCGGCCTGGCCCCATGTCGTGATCGTGGGGGGTGGGTTCGCCGGGGTCAAGGCAGCCAGTGCCCTCGCTGGACAACCGGTGCGGGTGACGTTGATCGATAAGCGCAATTTCAACCTGTTTCAGCCGCTGCTCTATCAGGTCGCCACCGGTCTGGTGGCGGAGGCGGATGTGGCCACGCCGCTGCGGAGTCTTCTCGAGAAGGCCACCAACGTGCAGGTGCTGCTTGGTGAGGTCGTCGATCTCGATCCCGCCAACCGTGAGCTGGTGTTCAACGATCGCCGCTATCGCTACGACCATCTGATTCTGGCCACCGGATCAGGCAGCAGTTACTTCGGCCATGAGAACTGGCGCGCCGAGGCGCCGCCGATGAAGATCCTCGAGCATGCCGATGAGATCCGCCGCCGGCTGCTGTCGGCGATCGAGGAGGCCGAGCAGACACCGGATCGCGAACGGCGTCGCTTCCTGCAGTCGGTGGTGGTGATCGGTGGTGGCCCCTCCGGCTGTGAGCTGGCCGGTTCCCTGAGTGATCTCACCCAGAAGAGCCTCAGCCGCTTTTTCCGCCAGGTGGATCCCGCCGACAGCCGCATCGTGCTGGTGGATCCCGGCGATCGGCTGCTGCGGGCCATGCATCCGAGCCTCTCGGCGGCGGCTGAGGGGTTCCTGCGCTCCCGCGGAGTCGAGCTGGTGCTCGGTGGCCGGGTGCAGGCGATCGAGAACGGCAAGGTGACGATCAGCTTCAAGGGGCCGGAGGGCTCGGAACCGCAGACGCAGGTGATCGAGGCGGCCACGATCTGCTGGACCGCCGGGGTGAGGGCTTCCCACCTGGGCAAGCTGCTGGCGGAGCGCACCGGCTGCATTGCGGACCGCGGCGGCCGGGTGGTGGTGGAGCCCGATTTCTCGATCCCGGGCCATCCGGAGATCCGCGTCATCGGTGATCTCTGCTCCTACAGCCACACCACCGACGGCAAACCCCTCCCAGGCATGGCCGGGCCGGCGGTGCAGATGGGCGACTGGGTTGCCCGTGACATCCTGGCCGGAGTGCAGGGCCGCACGCAGCAGGCACCGTTCCGCTGGCTGGATTTCGGCAGCATGGCGGTGATCGGTCGCTGGTATGCCGTGGCCGATCTGCGCGGCTGGCGGGTGTCGGGCGCCGTGGGCTGGCTGCTGTGGGGCCTGGCCCACCTGGCCTTCATGCCGGCGATGGAGAACCGTCTCAGCCTGCTGGTGAAGTGGATGTGGAACATTGCCGTCGGCGAGCGCGCCTCGCTGCTGATCACCGGCCGGCCGGATCAGCACATGAATGTGGAGGTGGGGCTCGAACGGGTGGAATCGGAGACCCCCGCCCCTGTGGAGCCGCCTGTGGCGGCGGGCTGA
- a CDS encoding winged helix-turn-helix domain-containing protein, producing the protein MVTYRFGPFSVKDNESLWIDDTLVPLSPLQLRLLSYLCSHPQQVLDKERIVINVWGRSDVSDVSLARAIHGLRNRLAAGSSANELIRNIYGRGYMLTQPVTIPHDTSTQFCVGRHGDGDCPAATAAAMAQLREDQDRPISAVATLPRMNLQAVH; encoded by the coding sequence ATGGTCACGTACCGCTTCGGTCCCTTCAGCGTGAAGGACAACGAAAGTCTGTGGATCGATGACACGCTCGTGCCGCTGTCACCTCTTCAGCTGCGTCTGCTGTCGTATCTGTGCTCCCATCCCCAGCAGGTGCTGGACAAGGAGCGCATCGTCATCAATGTCTGGGGGCGGAGCGATGTCAGCGATGTGAGCCTGGCGCGCGCGATTCATGGATTGCGCAATCGTCTCGCCGCAGGATCCAGTGCCAATGAACTGATCCGCAATATCTATGGCCGTGGTTATATGCTCACCCAGCCGGTGACCATCCCTCACGACACCTCCACGCAGTTCTGCGTTGGCCGTCATGGAGACGGGGACTGCCCCGCCGCCACCGCAGCGGCCATGGCTCAGCTTCGGGAGGATCAGGATCGCCCGATTTCGGCGGTGGCAACCTTGCCGCGAATGAACCTCCAGGCTGTTCACTGA